Genomic segment of Vicia villosa cultivar HV-30 ecotype Madison, WI unplaced genomic scaffold, Vvil1.0 ctg.002553F_1_1, whole genome shotgun sequence:
atgtcaaactagctaggatcaatacgttaactcaagagttcgaacttttccacatggaagatggtgaaaccatcgaaagcatgcagaaaagattcgttcacctgaaaaatcgattaaattctcttgatagaccggtttccaatgcagttgctactaacaaaatcttaaggtgtttgaacagggaatggcagcccaaagttacagcaattaaggaagcaaatgatctcaacactttagacattaccactctctttggtaaactagaggaacatgaacagcatcttaaatgccttgacatgcatgagaagaggacaaagaaagaaaagaacatggagaaagaggtagagaagaagtcaatagctctaaaagcttcgagctccaagacctcaaaacgagagccaaaggatagtgacacaagtgatgacgaagactccgatgatgaggaaatgggactgtttgtgcgaagatacaacaaatatctaaagaaaaatggagcaaaacattccgacaaaggattgatcaactatagaaagcaatcaaacatgttcaaacaagatgacgacaacaaaggaaagatcaaaggtctttgcttcaattgtgggaaagccggtcactacaaaccggattgtccataccttaagaaagaaaaggagaagaaccaaagcaaaggtcataacaaatctaaaagagcttacatagcatgggaaagtgattcatctagtgaaagctcgtcaagcgatgaagaagaatcagcaaacctatgtctcatggctcatcaaaacaagaaaaagaaagctgtaagtcatcttaaacctgaacttgtagataaggtatctcattctcaactaaaactcgcttttgaagaattacatagagatgcaattaaagctttcaaacttttggcctcaaataagaaaattttttcatatcttgaatcaaaagttgagaaaaccgaaaaggatatggaagctttaaaacaatctatgctagacattcaaaaggacaaagttgaattagatcctacatcatggtttggttgtgagacatgtcacatttggcaaaaagaagtaagagatctaaaagccaagttagacaaggctctacaaccaaaagtgacttttgcggttgatccaaacaagttcaaaagatcgtatactcctttatatagtaaatacacttttgtaccaaaagtatcaactagcaaaactccatattctcatcatattacctgtcattattgttgcaaaaagggacataccattgaaaaatgcaaatttaggagaattttagttcctaaaggagtatttcaatggttgcctaagtgcaacaaattgtgtactcaccatccaggacccaatgaagattggggaccttccactctaaattaattttgcaggaaaagtgtcttgacatcattGATAGTTGACGATTCCATTGATaaaggatgttcaagacacataaaagaaggcatatctctcttgatatgtcatctatgaagactgaAAACCAAAAGATCGACACTTAACAAGAGGGTGTCACACAATGAAGACAGAACACCTACATAttaagaaagcggtaacatgcacattgttcacttccaaaaatttcattgattctataatatgctatcaattaacatgcttatagtgacttcatgtgttcttatctactcttctcaaatacttatgtatatgtgttcatcatttcattcataacatacaatggttgtgcattcaagcaaatgataaaacaaaactacatcatatagaaacatttccaaggcattttcatcattgaaagcaacttaggtcgacctaccctgtatttgagtcgacctacataagaaggttctttagaaaaaccaaaatgggccagttgcgtcgacctactcacaaattaggtcgacctaatttggttaTTTGTATtattacttctgttaggtcgacccagcttcactttaggtcgacctactgcgtaaacttttccatatttgggcctgttaggtcgacccgacccaatgTCATGCATTCAAAgcattccattcttgcattccctctcattctcatcccttttggtacggctaaccctaattcttCAAACTCTAAACTGTCAAAAATCTTCCCTCTCTTACTCAAAGCATCTCCaatcatgcctccaaaatcaagaaaaggaaaggaaattgcttccagttcatcatctcaaccggtaagtgctcttgttcaccctgattgtagagaaaactttgagaaatggcagatgaaaaggaaaGTTGTTAAGCAATAcacttatgatccaaatcttgtcgaaaacatgaatatccctgatgtcgctgcgttaattgaacatcaaaatattcatcccttattgcaatgtgataccccgtactgtgagGATACcattagggctttctatgcaggatttacaaaaggagacggttgtaacttccgtttcaaaatgggatctagatcgcatgttgttgacaaacgggtctggattagtatttttggtctgacaatcgttggtgatgaactccgtatggtagacggggatgtaccgggaaattatgatcatgaggcctacatgaagtcaatcctcaaagatccttccgtatttgatagaccaaatgaaacaataacagctggtcatttgaagcgagatcctagactcttgaactgggtaatctcaagaatcatcagaccaagggctggaggatattcgagaattgaaagaaatgaagtggtgctcatgtatctgctgcaaaacagaacgcgtttacactggcctcacttccttgctgctaagtttcatgaagtcaaacagaaaactacagccctatgttatggttcaatcattcaaacaattgtcaatcactttggtatgcgacttgatcacttacactacactcgcgtacatcaatcccaggaattctcacaaaccaccttgactcttatgggatatcattggaatcctgtgaggaagacttattatctcattcaaaaaggaacagggaaggttatctacaactatgacgatcctacggagtttggaaacaatgtaggaaatgaggaagagggaaacgatcaagaaatagcaaatgaggaGGACCATACCATGGAGGATCATACCATGGAAGACGCAGCTCATGACacagatgcaaattggagatatgttcccccacaacaagaggatatcccttggggatacactgctccacctcctcctgatcaatccaacataatatctatgcttgaagctatgcaacttcaacaacagcagaactttgaaactcaacagcttcaatttcaaaccatgcagcagcttcaacaagatagatatgaggaacaacaacggcaataccaatctctgtacggcttggttcaggaacaaaggaacgattttgagacgtttgcatccaactccatattgaggcagaatcagtttgaggaaacggcattgcatcgtcatgctaacatcagccaaagcttcaacactcttaacatgacggtgctggatttgttggaacaggttgaagaagatcgacctcacacatttcaaagaggaagaggaagaaggggcaggcgttaggacatatcgttcatcatatcatcatttcattgcatttcatgccattaagtttCTGTTGTTTTGTTCCGTTGTTAAAAACATTAATATGATGTAGCACTCTATGTTCTCTTTTATAAttctcttgaactactatgtatgttgttggcttgctttaaaacatgattagcCCTTATGATTTCACCTTTTAtgtgttatctatctctatgactaccggtattctttattttttttgtttctcttCTACTCTgctctcctgttttctctttttgatgttgacaaagggggagatagctgctgagtgtacgggggagctttgttgagagagatgctggatgtacgggggagtctTTTGAGTCCTtgccacttactaccaaagctcttgagtattggtttgccatcatcaaaaagggggagtttgtgaatacaagattacactcaaagatgtttttgatttatggcaaactcaaatgagcattcaaataaCAAGGAgaaatttgatcactcatgaaagcaagcacaaggtgatcctcttggcatataagtcgactcaacacaagctggacatgaaaaatgcagaaaatcagcagttaggtcgacctactatcaacctaggtcgacctaaaatgaaggaaaatccatatacctctgctaggtcgactcacagaccatttaggtcgactcaaaatgaagaaatcttcacatcagtctgttaggtcgacctacatggcaactaggtcgacctgatctgtgaaaaagtctccagaatgcatcagaaaaggattctggtcgacctactccttcaacaggtcgacctaactgggagaaaaattctgcaagctctgttaggtcgacctaagcactacaagtggtcgacctaactgatcaagaaagttcaaaaatcagtttttcttggttctaactgttatgcaatcatatatattgtgcaagggtaactattcaatcaacaccaacgactgaaagatacacaaacgcttctcatcttcgttcttcatcatctccaacacaattacacataatcattcttgcgttgcgggttagtgatgagttcgataacgtccatggaacggaattgaagattcctagtgggtgaaggtctgtggggtttgttggtgaataaaatctgcgggttttgtcctccacgatgggtggttcttgggggtttttatcaagaggcgttcattgaggattcggctgagtgtaacgattgaggaacggggagttcaaggaatcaagacactgcagaagggaatcaaagtgaagctcttggataaccttgatctggctcaagattaagggggaagaagattcaaaggatcgacataattggtttatcgtttatcgctttgttatcttctttgtatatactactttcaacattaatgaaagattacccaatttcaatttggaattgggggcagacgtagtcgtagcgaggacgatcgacgaactgcctaaacaaatatcgtgttcttgtcgcttttactttctcttttactttctgttcataattggttataagcaccaagtgtttgtgtttttgcttgatccaatcttactgcattgcaaatcaaagttgtcaatctagaagttaattggatttcagttgttaaacgtattggttagctatcatattacttcaccatcaattccacttattctttggttttgaaacacgtacgatctttgcaatagcggtccagaatagacgcaagtcgattcagaaccgctttcgctcaagtcagtagaaaaatccttaaaaacttagagagatctattcaccccccctctagatccttaggccagcgtctaacattctTGAAATGTTGATGTTCTATTCGGAAGTGATCGTTTGGTCCATTTGGACTCGAATAACTCTCTCTCGGCCATTCATGGGAGGAGATCGGTTTTTGCTTTCTACTTGAGGGGTTTAATGGCGTTATTAAATGACATTGCTCCGGATAATTCGGAGTTTGATGATTTCCATTGGAAATTAACTACTAATGGTTGTTTTTCGGTTGCTAGCGTGTCAAACTTGGTGTCAAATGCAAAGGAATTAGCTTGACCAACTTTTACTATCAAATTGTTGGATGTCATTTGGAAGGTTAACATTTCGAAAAAGATTAAGATTTTCTCTTGGAGATTTTTTATCAATAGACTTCCTCTAAAAGATCTTTTGTCTCATAGAGGATTGTCTAATGCTACCTCTCTTGATTGCTTATTTTGCTCTAACCACGCGGAAACTTCGGAACATCTCTTCTTTCAATGTCTAGTTACGAAAGTGGTTTGGTAAAGAATTTTCCTTTGGTTGGGAAATgacttggagttttcttttgaagaatTCAAGAGCTTTAGTTGCATTCAAGATAAGGTGAAAAATACCAAGAGTAGACCTAAACTTAATTTAATTTGGTTGGATTTAATTTGGTGCATTCGGTTAATGAGAAATgccattattttttataatgctCCTTTTAGCTTTGAAGTGGTCATATCCAACATTATGTTATGACGGTTGTGTAATAGTGATTCCAACTCTaggtttattttttatgattgctATAAGCTACCTTTAAATTGTTTCAACTCTATTTAGAATTTTTAGTTGTAAAAGTCGCACCCCTAGTACGATTTCTTATATCAttgcttaataaaaataaaaataaactcatGAAATTAGAATATCACAAAGTTCCAATAAATTAGTTCACATGATATCACAAGACGCGGTGTCATTGACCACCTATTCAATTGAACGGTTGGGATCTTTCTAGGAAACAACAAACGTCAAAATCAAATTCGTATGGTTGCACCCCTACTACTTCACACTCATTTTTCCAATTAAATATCACATTCGTATGGTTGTATTTAAGTTGTACATTTATATGAGATCGATGGAGCTGGTACAACAGAAGCTATACATCCAAAGTGTTAACACAACACGTGACGAAATTCCACGAGACCTATATATACACAAATTAGGCAAATCAAAAGACTCAATCACCTTAAATTTCTTTCAATCAATAAAGCATCATATTCTTTTTTCCTTAGTGTCGGTCTTCAATTCAATTTCAACTTTAACAAGCATGGAGAATATTGATCAAGAGTACAAACGTTTCTTGGAGAACAGCATGTTTCCCCAAAACCAAGACATTGATAGGTAACAACAATATCATTTCATTTTCTAGATTCAATTAgtgaaattaaattaataagaGTATTGATAATTGAGATGTGCATGGTGGCAGCTGGGGATTGGATGAGGCACTTTCAGGGTACTATGACTCAAGCTCTCCTGATGGTGCAGCTTCATCTAAGAACATTGTTTCTGAAAGGAATAGAAGAAATAAACTCAATAAAAAACTCTTGGAACTTAGAGCAGTGGTCCCTAATATTAGCAAGGTAAACATCATTAATTCATTTTGGTGGTCCATTATTATAATTCGATCTCAGATATTTTTCTTTAGTGATGAGTGGTgacaatttttcttcttcttctagatGGATAAGGCTTCAATTATTAAGGATGCAATTGAGTATATACAACACTTGCAAGAACAAGAGAAGATTCTTGAAGCTGAGATAATGGTACTTGAATCTGAGATGCcaaataatattaattcaagTTATGATTTAGATCAAGAGCTTCCTGTGTTGCTAAGGTCCAAGAAGAAGAGAACAGATCAATTATATGATTCTGTCAGTTCAAGAAACTCTCCAATTGAACTTCTTGAGGTTAACTACTTGCCCTACATTCTCTATCACAATCTCTCACGGTCTACTACAtctagtatttttttataaatgaaaatatCTTAACTATAAGAAAATTTCCACTTTTtagatataataaataattaatttatttagttaCTATGcagattaaatatattaattattacatatattttaaaaataatttttttattaataattaaagaaTAAATGAGTGaggtaatttaattaatatttgttaattaaacaaaataaatagaaatt
This window contains:
- the LOC131639200 gene encoding transcription factor bHLH35-like, whose product is MENIDQEYKRFLENSMFPQNQDIDSWGLDEALSGYYDSSSPDGAASSKNIVSERNRRNKLNKKLLELRAVVPNISKMDKASIIKDAIEYIQHLQEQEKILEAEIMVLESEMPNNINSSYDLDQELPVLLRSKKKRTDQLYDSVSSRNSPIELLELRVKCMEENTILVSLTCTQRTDTMVQLYEVFESLNLKIITANITCSSGKLMKTVLIQANEEDKDLLQIKIQTAIAARNDPLSPMSI